The following nucleotide sequence is from Streptomyces brevispora.
TGTTCACCAGTTGGCTTCCGGCCCCGTTCGCTACCTTGGAGATGGGCCAGGAGGCTGCCTCTGCGACGTTCTCACATCTGGTGTGGACGGCCTTGGCGGGCCTCGGCGTTGGGGGTGTTGCTGCGCGGCCGCGGCTGGATACGGGTGTTGGCGGTGGTGCCGGTAGCGGCCGCGATCGGGTACCACACGCTGAACAACTATGCGGCCCAGCACTATGACGCCACCGGCGCGGCGGATTGGCTGGAGAAGCTGGACGCCAAGTCGTGGCTGATGCCACTGGTCTGCCTGACCACGGCCATGATCGTTGACTTGCGCCAACTGCACCACGGTAAAAATCGAATACCTGGCGTGCTGCTGGCCGGCGAACGCGAGGCCGGCGACAGCCCCGCTGCCCTCATCCGCTACGCCGCATGGCGCCTGCCTTGGACCGTGCTGATCGCTGTTCGTTTCGTACGGCTGCGCCGCGCGCTGTGCTACATGACCGCCCTCGCCCCGGCTACGGAGACCGAGGAGCTGCGCCGCCTGACCGCGAACATCGCCGCCCGCATCGACACCTCCGACCGTGAAGATGCCTGGCAAGGTCTGGACATCCAGGGGCAGTTGAAAAAGACCCGCGCCGGCAGCGGACGCTGGAGATGGCAACTGGTCATTCCCTGTCTCCTGGCTCTGCCCTCTCTGATCTTCCTAGGTATCGGATCGTTCCACTCCACCTCTGGTTTGCAGACGTATATCGCCACTGGACCGCGCCCTAAGATCCTTCTCTATTGCGCTATGGCGGCCTTGGCCTGGATCGCCTGGCAACTGACCGCCCTGCTCCGCACCTGGCGGGCTACTGCGGCCCAACCCATCGGTGAGCAAGTGGCCCTACACCGCTTCCGCATCACCACTGCCCTGGGTTCCGCCGCCGCCGGAGCATTCATGCTCTACCGCGGCCTGGGTGGCACCGACGTCACCACCGACACGCTCCTCTCCCCGGCCCATCTACTGGAAGCCCTCGACCGGACTCTCTTCTGGGTCGGACTCCTTCTCTTTCTGGTCGCCCTGGCCGCACTCATCGGCCCTGGTACCGGTCTTGCCGGTCTGGCCCTCGCCGGCGGGGGCGCCTTGGGCGCCCTGACCGTCCAGGCCGCAGTCAACGCAGCTCTCCTGGGCTCCGCGGGCATCGTCCTCATGGGGGCAAGCGCCAACGGAGGCTTCGAAGGCACGGAAGGCGAGCGGGCGGGGAGGGGTAGTGAAGGGAAGGGCAGCAGAGAGGGCAGCATCGATGAGACGGAAAAGAAATTCGATCCAATGGAACGAGAGGTAGCTGAACTACTGAAATCCGAAGGGAGGCATGTCCGGGCGCAAGTGGAAGCTACTGAGGATGGAGTGCGACGAGCTGATGCATTCGTGGACGGGGTTGAGACTGAATTCAAGAGTCTCGATCCTGGAGCAAGCTCAGGTACGGTGAAGAATCAACTTAACAAGGCCAAGGGGCAGGCGCGTCATGCAATTATTGACGCACGAGGAAGTGGTCTTAGCGAGGAAGCCGCCAGGGAGGGGGTCGGCAAGTTTTTCCGTAACAACCCGCCGGGTCGAATGGATGGCATTCGTGTCGTCGGTGACAACTTCAACCTCACTTATCCATAGGAGGATCCATGAGTATCACCCACACCATCTTTATTAGCCCCGGCCAGCCAGTAGAAAGGCTGATTTCCGACATCGGATCCGCTTGCGGGTCCCTGTTGCATGTCAAGACGCCCGGATATATTGACTACAGTGTCTCTCTTGGTCATGCAGCTGTTGAAGTGGAGCTGTCACATGATTACGAAGAGGACCACGGTATCCGATTCGAGGACTATGACGCGCTGATCACTGTCCGGGACTTCGACAGCGACGTTCAGCGACAAGAGCAGATCGCAGCAGATATCTTTCGAAATCTGACACGCCTCGACACGTATCGCATGGTCCTCGTTCGGGACTTCCAGCGACTTCTAGATTCGGCGACGCCTTCTCGGCTCCGTTGATTCCGAAATCGTTGAATGGGGCTGTTGACGGCGTGCGGCTGGGGAACCTATACAGTGCTTCTGGTTACCGTTCGCGGCGCATCCGGCTGCTGCGTCGAATGTGTGTCCACAGCATTGAGGCCACTTGGGGCAGCAGCCGGATGCGTCGAATTCTCACGAGTGATGCTGTGGAACTGTGCTCCACCCTCCAGTAGTCCTGAGAATTCTGCGCTCGCCGAGTCAGTGAAGGCGAAAATGGAGGCGACAGCTTAGGTCAGATGCCTTGAACGAGTACAGGGAGGAATGCCGGTGGTTACGACCAACGATAGCGCGCAGCCGATCATGAGGTGTTGGCCCGGCTTGAAAGCACACTGCCTTGGCCAGCGCGGTTGCAAGTTCCCGGGTCGTGCGGAGAGCAATGCTCAAGGGATTCCGCTGGGGCACGTAATGAGCATGAACGGATCGATGGCGAAGTGGGCATGTTCGGTGGCCGAGGCGGAGCTGCGTGAGTCCCTTCCTCGTCGATGGATGCACTCGCAAGGGGTTGCGCGGCGCGCGGCCGAGCTGACTGAACTCCTGGGTGGTGACGCGGACCTGCTGGCTTCTGCCGCCGTGCTTCACGACGTGGGCTACGCACCGCGGCTGGCAGCGACAGGCTTTCATCCGCTGGATGGTGCCCGGTTTCTTCGTGACGACCATGCTGCGGATGAGCGGCTGGTGCGGTTGGTGGCGAACCACTCGTTGGCGTTGCTGGAGGCGGAGGAGCGCGGGCTACGGGGCGATCTGGAAGCCGAATTTCCGCTGCTCGACGACCACCGGCTCGTGGATGCCTTGGTGTATTGCGACATGACGACGACGCCTGACGGGAACGGCACGTCTGCCGAGGGCCGGCTGGAGGAGATCATGGATCGTTACGGTGCGGACAGCCTGGTGGGGCGGTTCATCCGTCGAGCGTCGTCGGACATCCTCGCGGCCGTGGGGCGCGTGGAGGCGGCGTTGGCGGCTCAGCCCAGGTAGGGGTAGGTGCCGGCGAGGTAGTCGCCGATCTGCTGGCGCATGCTCGGGTGGATGTCGTACTGGTCCAGGTCGCTCGGCTGGACGTAGCGGACGCCGTCGGCTTCGTCGTTGATCGTGGGTTCGCCGCCTACGGGGCGGCCGATGTAGGTGTTCTCGTACTGCTGGCGGATCTCGCCGTCGGTGTAGGCCACGATGTGGTTCGGGTTCGTGTAGACCCCCAAGAATCCGGTGATCTCGGCGATGATCCCGGTCTCTTCCAGGCATTCACGCACGGCGCACTGGGCGGCGGTCTCGCCGATGTCCTGGGCTCCTCCGGGCAGGGCCCATTGGCCGGTGTCCCGGCGGCGCTGGAGGAGTATGGCGCCGTTGTCGTCGACCACGAGCAGGTTGTTGGCGGGGATGAGCGTGTTCGCCTTGGGGGCCTTGGGGTCGTTGTAGTACTCAGTCCTGCCCATGTGGCGAGGGCCCCTCCTGGTCGGGTGTCCAGGGCCGTGCGGTGGCCCAGACAGCTTCGAAACTCTGAGCGTAGTTGTCGAACCAGCCCGCCGTGTCTGCTCTGCGGAGATGGAGGAGGGGGTTGGCGCTGGCCGGCTGGCCCCAGACGTGCGGGTTGATCAGAAGGTCAT
It contains:
- a CDS encoding NUDIX hydrolase → MGRTEYYNDPKAPKANTLIPANNLLVVDDNGAILLQRRRDTGQWALPGGAQDIGETAAQCAVRECLEETGIIAEITGFLGVYTNPNHIVAYTDGEIRQQYENTYIGRPVGGEPTINDEADGVRYVQPSDLDQYDIHPSMRQQIGDYLAGTYPYLG
- a CDS encoding HD domain-containing protein, translated to MNGSMAKWACSVAEAELRESLPRRWMHSQGVARRAAELTELLGGDADLLASAAVLHDVGYAPRLAATGFHPLDGARFLRDDHAADERLVRLVANHSLALLEAEERGLRGDLEAEFPLLDDHRLVDALVYCDMTTTPDGNGTSAEGRLEEIMDRYGADSLVGRFIRRASSDILAAVGRVEAALAAQPR